One window of Anaerolineales bacterium genomic DNA carries:
- a CDS encoding DUF4405 domain-containing protein has translation MARCNSMSTRTRINWLLDFVVFLGGILAVITGIYFLFLPVGGFQGGRNATYGLQILFERSTWDDLHTWGGVLMIVAALVHFVYHWPWVRMMAKRMLSGLRSREARMSLGAKFNLVVDALLASSFFTTAVSGVYFLFAPLRALRGGTNLVLDSGAGLGDATWDLIHTWAGVVMIVTAVIHFAIHWRWITKVTRRFFLSLSPQVVRGNLTEAEPV, from the coding sequence ATGGCCCGATGTAACAGTATGTCCACTCGTACGCGTATCAATTGGCTGCTCGATTTCGTTGTTTTTCTCGGGGGAATCCTGGCCGTGATTACGGGCATCTACTTCCTGTTCCTTCCCGTGGGCGGTTTCCAGGGCGGGCGCAACGCAACGTACGGCCTGCAGATTCTTTTCGAGCGCAGCACCTGGGACGATCTGCACACCTGGGGCGGCGTTTTGATGATCGTTGCCGCGCTGGTTCACTTTGTCTATCACTGGCCATGGGTGCGCATGATGGCCAAGAGAATGCTGAGCGGATTACGCTCGCGTGAGGCGCGCATGTCGCTCGGAGCCAAGTTCAACTTGGTCGTCGATGCTTTGCTGGCCAGTAGTTTTTTCACTACCGCGGTTTCGGGTGTGTATTTCCTTTTCGCTCCCTTGCGAGCGCTCAGAGGCGGGACGAACCTGGTTTTGGATTCCGGCGCCGGACTGGGAGACGCCACGTGGGATTTGATCCATACCTGGGCGGGCGTGGTCATGATCGTCACGGCAGTGATTCACTTCGCAATTCACTGGCGCTGGATCACGAAGGTCACTCGCCGATTCTTCCTATCCCTGAGCCCTCAAGTAGTGCGGGGTAACCTGACGGAAGCAGAGCCGGTGTAG
- a CDS encoding DUF2384 domain-containing protein → MATQAASMKKRGARKRKTTAAIPYASKLGVNANNTLELIGEIEEGFSYQAFEELQGQLELSISELADLLQIPRRTLSRRKHEGKLPPDESERLLRFSRVLHTSLELFEGNHEGALKWLRAKNSALGGETPLDMARTEIGAREVEKLIGRLEHGVFS, encoded by the coding sequence ATGGCAACCCAGGCAGCTTCGATGAAGAAGCGCGGCGCGAGGAAGCGCAAAACCACGGCAGCGATTCCCTATGCGAGCAAGTTGGGTGTTAATGCGAACAACACCTTGGAGCTGATCGGCGAAATCGAAGAGGGTTTTTCGTATCAGGCTTTCGAGGAACTGCAGGGTCAGCTCGAGTTGTCGATTTCGGAACTCGCAGATTTACTGCAGATTCCTCGGCGTACGCTTTCAAGGCGCAAGCATGAGGGAAAACTGCCTCCCGACGAATCCGAACGCCTCTTGCGATTCTCGCGCGTGCTGCACACCTCGCTCGAGCTTTTCGAGGGGAACCACGAAGGTGCGCTCAAATGGTTGCGGGCGAAGAATAGTGCTCTTGGCGGAGAGACGCCGCTGGATATGGCCCGCACTGAAATCGGGGCGCGGGAGGTCGAGAAGCTCATCGGACGCCTCGAGCACGGCGTGTTCTCGTGA
- a CDS encoding DUF5667 domain-containing protein: MVTLVRVALALSMALGATGGTVAIAQASEPGEILYPIKVASEDVRLALTSDSEKAFDLLLEFAQERLEEIDALSEEGAPIPPQVTTRLQAHFEQALRYASSFDDANLVQAMERLSVMTQQQTQVIRQMQSQDAGNADGALQQTEQIVSRVRQAAEEGLEDPTTFRLRHGENRPEDAPEQPDSLQTGDGTPQNQQGAGGQQGPGNGSGRK, translated from the coding sequence ATGGTGACTCTCGTACGAGTTGCTCTGGCTTTGTCCATGGCGTTAGGAGCCACAGGCGGTACCGTTGCTATAGCGCAGGCCAGCGAACCGGGCGAAATACTCTATCCCATCAAAGTCGCCTCCGAAGACGTTCGCCTGGCGCTCACCTCGGATTCCGAGAAAGCTTTTGATCTCCTGCTGGAATTTGCACAAGAGCGTTTGGAGGAGATCGACGCGCTCAGCGAAGAAGGTGCGCCCATTCCACCTCAGGTGACGACCCGGCTTCAGGCGCATTTCGAGCAGGCGCTGCGGTATGCATCGAGTTTTGACGATGCGAACCTGGTACAGGCGATGGAACGATTGAGCGTCATGACGCAGCAGCAGACCCAGGTAATCCGGCAAATGCAATCTCAGGATGCAGGCAATGCCGACGGAGCGCTGCAGCAGACCGAACAGATCGTGTCTCGAGTGCGCCAGGCCGCGGAGGAAGGCCTGGAAGATCCGACTACGTTTCGTTTGCGGCACGGAGAAAATCGCCCCGAGGATGCTCCCGAGCAGCCGGATTCCCTGCAGACGGGGGATGGAACGCCGCAAAATCAGCAAGGAGCCGGCGGCCAGCAGGGACCGGGAAATGGATCGGGCCGGAAATAA
- a CDS encoding 4Fe-4S binding protein — protein MAEDIYKQLAAFLDKLPGGFPETESGVELRILRRMFDEEEARLALNLTLRPQPPEVISEKIGMDAELCAERLESMAKKGLLYRHRREGNPLYAASQFVVGMWEYHVNDLDVDFIRDFNEYVPYLFEANVWEKVPQLRTIPVVESVSVTREVLPHEHAAELVRGQEKLAVAPCICRREHTMMGEGCGRPLETCLVFGGGADYYVENGMGRYITVDEALDILDRADEAGLVLQPSNSKHIVNICCCCGCCCQVLKTLNKQPQPARLVSSPFYAVSDPDLCIGCGDCVERCQMGAVEVVDEVAVIDLDRCIGCGLCVTTCSSESMRLERKPEEEQPPVPTTFARTLLQLARERGVL, from the coding sequence ATGGCTGAAGATATTTACAAACAACTGGCGGCTTTCCTGGACAAATTGCCGGGCGGTTTTCCCGAAACCGAATCCGGCGTGGAACTGCGCATCTTACGCAGGATGTTTGACGAGGAAGAAGCGCGGTTGGCGCTCAATCTCACCCTCCGCCCGCAGCCGCCCGAGGTCATCTCGGAGAAGATCGGAATGGACGCGGAGCTGTGCGCCGAACGCCTGGAATCGATGGCGAAGAAGGGTCTGCTCTACCGTCACCGCCGCGAGGGGAATCCCCTCTACGCAGCTTCGCAGTTCGTGGTCGGTATGTGGGAGTATCACGTCAACGATCTGGATGTGGACTTCATTCGCGATTTCAACGAGTACGTGCCCTATCTGTTCGAGGCAAACGTTTGGGAGAAGGTGCCTCAACTGAGAACGATTCCCGTGGTCGAAAGTGTTTCGGTGACGCGTGAAGTGCTGCCTCACGAACATGCCGCGGAGCTGGTCCGCGGGCAGGAAAAGTTAGCCGTGGCGCCCTGCATCTGTCGACGCGAGCATACCATGATGGGCGAGGGATGCGGCCGGCCGCTGGAAACCTGCCTCGTATTCGGCGGCGGCGCTGATTACTACGTCGAAAACGGGATGGGGCGCTACATCACGGTGGACGAAGCGCTGGACATCCTCGACCGGGCCGATGAGGCGGGCTTGGTGCTGCAGCCGAGCAATTCCAAACACATTGTAAATATCTGCTGCTGTTGCGGATGCTGCTGCCAGGTGTTGAAAACGTTGAACAAACAACCCCAGCCGGCGCGCCTGGTCTCCAGCCCGTTTTACGCCGTATCGGATCCCGATTTGTGCATCGGCTGCGGCGACTGCGTCGAACGCTGCCAGATGGGCGCCGTCGAAGTGGTCGATGAAGTCGCGGTGATCGACCTGGACCGCTGTATCGGCTGCGGGTTGTGCGTGACCACCTGTTCATCCGAGAGCATGCGGTTGGAACGCAAACCGGAGGAGGAACAGCCCCCGGTTCCCACTACATTTGCAAGGACGTTGCTCCAGTTGGCTCGTGAGCGCGGCGTGCTGTAA
- a CDS encoding sigma-70 family RNA polymerase sigma factor: MAKPESDWLIAARSLNENALEAIYDAFSDELYRYAYRLIGDPHAAEDLVAETFYRFLRALHAGGGPREHLRAYLYRVAHNLAVDVHRRGRGEALESSENLEALPADDDPSSAAEMSIQAEEARAALWRLTHEQRQVIVLKFLQGLSNQEISAAIEKPVGAVKALQHRGLNALRRVRCICRSR; encoded by the coding sequence ATGGCGAAGCCCGAATCGGACTGGTTGATCGCAGCACGTAGCCTGAATGAGAATGCACTGGAAGCGATTTACGATGCATTCAGTGATGAACTCTATCGCTACGCCTATCGACTGATCGGCGACCCGCATGCGGCGGAGGATCTCGTTGCTGAAACCTTCTATCGTTTTCTGCGTGCCCTTCATGCCGGCGGCGGCCCACGCGAGCATCTACGTGCTTATCTTTATCGTGTGGCGCACAATCTGGCCGTCGATGTCCATCGTCGAGGACGTGGTGAAGCGCTGGAATCATCCGAGAACCTTGAAGCCCTGCCGGCGGACGACGATCCCTCCTCGGCAGCGGAAATGAGCATTCAGGCTGAAGAGGCGCGGGCGGCATTGTGGCGTCTTACGCACGAACAACGCCAGGTGATCGTATTGAAATTCTTACAAGGCTTGAGCAACCAGGAAATAAGTGCCGCGATCGAAAAACCCGTCGGTGCCGTCAAGGCGCTGCAGCATCGCGGACTCAACGCGCTGCGCCGGGTGCGGTGCATCTGCCGGTCCCGATAA
- a CDS encoding TetR/AcrR family transcriptional regulator C-terminal domain-containing protein: protein MQQGVPISERMNQRLRERFFHLATQQFVSQGYKKTSFKELARILDIDRSTLRSYFPDKESFLLYFVEQEMACTVQEAERMSSSKRPAAERLAHILDYLWAYLNENRDLTFLTARILPALSDSCQERIASRQRKYVQILERIIRQGIKRGEFRRVDPRLAAATLYDLVMAPFTAWLLYADRDEYECDPGSRLDIFLQGLQAD from the coding sequence ATGCAGCAAGGGGTTCCCATTTCGGAAAGGATGAACCAGCGCCTCCGCGAGCGGTTTTTCCATCTGGCAACACAACAGTTCGTCAGCCAGGGATACAAAAAGACTTCCTTCAAGGAACTCGCCCGCATTCTGGATATCGATCGTTCCACTTTACGCAGCTATTTCCCGGACAAAGAATCTTTCCTGCTCTACTTCGTGGAGCAGGAGATGGCATGTACCGTTCAAGAGGCCGAACGGATGTCCTCCTCTAAACGGCCTGCCGCAGAAAGGCTCGCTCACATTCTGGACTACCTCTGGGCGTACCTCAACGAAAATCGAGATTTGACTTTCCTCACGGCGCGTATACTTCCCGCCTTGAGCGATTCATGCCAGGAACGCATCGCCTCCCGCCAGAGAAAATACGTTCAGATTCTTGAAAGAATCATTCGCCAGGGGATTAAGCGTGGAGAATTTCGCCGCGTAGACCCGCGCCTTGCCGCGGCCACTTTGTACGACCTCGTCATGGCGCCCTTCACCGCCTGGCTGCTTTATGCCGACCGCGATGAGTATGAATGCGATCCCGGATCTCGCCTCGACATATTTCTGCAGGGCCTCCAGGCGGATTGA
- the greA gene encoding transcription elongation factor GreA, with amino-acid sequence MKSSPLKVLYMTPEGHAKLEQELERLRTVRRSEVARRIHEAIEEGGELEENAAYEVAKTEQAFLEGRIQEIEKKLARASIVAPGEPTGVAKIGSLVVIQQLDQAPQTYSIVGSTEADPRHGKISWESPLGQALLNHREGEEIEYKAPDGTFRCKILKIQ; translated from the coding sequence ATGAAATCGTCCCCTCTTAAAGTCCTATACATGACGCCAGAAGGCCACGCCAAATTGGAGCAGGAACTAGAGCGCTTGCGCACCGTTCGCCGCTCCGAAGTGGCGCGCAGAATCCACGAGGCGATAGAAGAAGGTGGAGAGCTGGAAGAAAACGCCGCCTATGAGGTTGCGAAAACCGAGCAGGCTTTCCTCGAAGGCCGCATTCAGGAAATCGAAAAGAAACTTGCCCGCGCGAGCATCGTTGCCCCTGGAGAACCAACTGGCGTCGCTAAAATTGGCAGCCTCGTCGTGATCCAGCAATTGGACCAGGCTCCGCAGACCTATTCGATCGTCGGTTCGACGGAGGCCGATCCGCGTCACGGAAAAATATCCTGGGAGTCTCCTCTCGGGCAGGCATTGCTGAATCATCGGGAAGGAGAAGAAATCGAATACAAGGCGCCGGATGGAACTTTTCGATGCAAAATACTCAAGATCCAATGA
- a CDS encoding RES domain-containing protein, translating into MKLHSWRIVKLHFREGAFSGEGARLYGGRWNSPGRPVVYTAEHASLAMLEILAHLEFVVIMSDYVLIQVEFDDALQEVVEGKNLPQDWRSYPAPQALREIGDRWLDERRSAVLSVPSVIVPIEQLYLFNPLHTDFNKITVGEPQSFPFDTRLRKA; encoded by the coding sequence GTGAAGCTGCATTCCTGGCGAATCGTCAAACTGCATTTCCGTGAGGGGGCGTTCAGCGGGGAAGGCGCACGCCTGTACGGTGGGCGCTGGAACAGCCCAGGTCGGCCCGTGGTGTACACTGCCGAACATGCCTCACTGGCGATGCTGGAGATTCTGGCACACCTCGAATTCGTGGTGATCATGTCGGATTATGTCCTCATCCAGGTAGAATTTGATGATGCGCTGCAGGAAGTGGTCGAAGGTAAAAATCTACCGCAGGATTGGCGCAGCTATCCCGCCCCGCAGGCTCTGCGCGAGATCGGCGATCGCTGGTTGGACGAAAGGCGCTCGGCGGTACTTTCCGTTCCCAGCGTGATCGTGCCGATCGAGCAACTGTACCTCTTCAACCCCCTTCATACAGACTTCAACAAAATCACTGTAGGCGAACCGCAGTCGTTTCCCTTCGATACCCGCTTGCGAAAGGCCTGA
- a CDS encoding methyltransferase domain-containing protein, with protein MSNSKKNDKPPQHSSTNGRQITLKALGPVSDLESHVPTDWWRRIFTSLYIKTDADVIADDRITAGEVDTLLEILQPTPETHILDLCCGQGRHTLEFHRRGYTQVEGLDRSRYLVQKAKKQARSESLTAHFREGDARKTPYGDDVFEVVMILGNSFGYFESVQDDLLVLQDVFRILKPEGTLLLDLADGEFLRSNYEPRSWEWADKKLFVCRERELSSDGQRLITREIINHTEKGVIADQFYAERLYSRESITRLLQDAGFSNIEHLEGFTPSSTRNQDLGMMAQRILLTCNVPKKFSLFTAGVPSDVHDLVVIMGDPRKIDTIKPDLIFDEDDFHTIDELKSALEVNNHRQYTFLDDHDNLIDDLRDLRQRTDLVLNLCDEGFENDPHKELHVPALLEMLQIPYTGGGPQCLAYCYDKSLVRGIAKEMNIPVPDGLLLNANDSTIDLPMHFPVIIKPNFGDSSFGIIQDSVAQTPEELIDAVVQIRRRFGYDQPVLVEEFLQGKDLSVGIIGNPPQEYTILPIVEEDYSVLPEGLPHLCGYEAKWMPDSPYWNLRSIPAELSEPARNVLEDASVRLFVRLECRDYARFDWRLDSEGNPHLLEVNPNPGWCWDGHLAKMAHIAGLSYADMLEAIISAAATRLGIITTRPVPA; from the coding sequence ATGAGCAATTCCAAGAAAAATGACAAACCTCCCCAGCACAGTTCTACGAACGGTAGACAAATTACACTAAAGGCGCTCGGTCCGGTCAGCGACCTGGAATCTCACGTGCCCACCGACTGGTGGCGTCGCATCTTCACCTCGCTCTACATCAAAACCGACGCCGATGTGATCGCCGATGATCGCATCACGGCCGGCGAGGTCGACACGCTGCTGGAAATTCTCCAGCCCACACCCGAAACACACATCCTCGATCTGTGCTGCGGCCAGGGCCGCCATACTTTGGAGTTTCACCGCCGCGGGTACACCCAGGTCGAAGGATTGGATCGCTCCCGCTATCTCGTTCAAAAAGCCAAAAAGCAAGCCCGCAGCGAAAGCTTGACGGCTCACTTTCGCGAGGGCGATGCGCGCAAGACGCCTTACGGCGACGACGTCTTCGAAGTGGTCATGATTCTGGGCAACAGCTTCGGATACTTCGAATCCGTGCAGGATGACCTGCTCGTGCTGCAAGACGTTTTCCGCATTCTCAAGCCGGAGGGGACCTTGCTGCTCGATCTCGCCGACGGAGAATTCCTCAGAAGCAATTACGAGCCGCGCTCGTGGGAATGGGCGGATAAAAAATTATTCGTCTGCCGGGAACGAGAACTTTCATCAGATGGACAGCGCCTGATCACGCGCGAGATCATCAATCACACCGAGAAGGGGGTTATCGCGGACCAGTTCTATGCCGAAAGACTTTATTCCCGGGAATCGATCACACGCCTGCTCCAGGATGCGGGTTTCTCGAACATCGAACATCTCGAAGGTTTCACTCCATCCTCGACGCGAAACCAGGATCTGGGCATGATGGCGCAGCGGATTTTGCTCACCTGCAACGTTCCGAAAAAATTTTCACTGTTTACGGCCGGCGTTCCCAGCGATGTACACGATCTGGTCGTTATCATGGGAGACCCTCGCAAAATCGACACGATCAAACCGGATTTAATCTTCGACGAGGATGACTTTCACACCATCGATGAGCTCAAATCTGCGCTTGAAGTGAATAATCACAGACAGTACACCTTCCTCGATGATCACGATAACTTGATCGATGACCTGCGCGATCTACGCCAGCGAACCGATCTCGTACTCAATCTTTGTGATGAGGGTTTCGAGAACGACCCGCACAAAGAACTTCACGTTCCTGCGCTGCTGGAAATGCTGCAGATCCCTTACACGGGCGGCGGACCGCAATGTCTGGCGTATTGTTACGATAAATCGTTGGTTCGGGGTATCGCCAAGGAGATGAACATCCCGGTTCCAGATGGTTTGCTGCTGAACGCGAACGACAGCACCATCGACCTGCCGATGCACTTCCCCGTGATCATCAAGCCCAACTTCGGCGATTCCAGCTTCGGTATCATCCAGGATTCCGTGGCGCAAACACCGGAAGAGTTGATCGATGCCGTGGTGCAAATACGCCGCAGGTTCGGCTACGACCAGCCGGTCTTGGTGGAAGAATTCCTGCAGGGAAAGGACCTCAGCGTCGGGATCATCGGAAATCCGCCCCAAGAGTACACCATTCTTCCCATCGTCGAGGAGGATTATTCTGTTCTTCCCGAGGGGCTGCCGCATTTGTGCGGGTATGAAGCCAAGTGGATGCCCGATTCGCCCTATTGGAACCTGCGCTCGATTCCGGCCGAGTTGTCCGAACCCGCGCGCAACGTGCTTGAAGATGCAAGCGTCCGGCTCTTCGTTCGCCTGGAATGTCGAGATTATGCGCGTTTCGATTGGCGCCTCGACTCCGAGGGGAATCCCCACCTGCTCGAAGTCAACCCGAACCCCGGCTGGTGCTGGGACGGGCATCTGGCCAAGATGGCCCATATCGCAGGCTTGTCCTACGCCGACATGCTGGAAGCGATCATCTCCGCGGCTGCCACGAGGTTGGGCATCATCACCACCCGGCCAGTTCCAGCCTGA
- a CDS encoding sigma-70 family RNA polymerase sigma factor, which produces MAKHSTRTNEAWRNDLSSPGAAQEAALADLRQVVRAGLPYALSKWISPSDPAFDALVEETTQNTLLRVLDRLHTFEGRSKFTTWVHKIAVHIALNELRRKRWQDVSLEMLVEGEFGAPALMEDEAGGPELASEQSDLADRMMRIINEELSERQRTALIAIGIRGMPIAEVARRMDTNRNALYKLMHDARLRLKQRLTEEGLTPGEILNAFGGG; this is translated from the coding sequence ATGGCGAAGCACTCGACGCGCACGAATGAAGCCTGGCGCAACGATTTGAGTTCACCCGGCGCTGCGCAAGAGGCAGCGCTGGCAGATTTGCGGCAGGTCGTTCGCGCCGGTTTGCCCTACGCGCTCTCGAAATGGATTTCTCCTTCCGACCCCGCTTTCGATGCCCTGGTCGAAGAAACGACACAAAACACGCTCCTGCGCGTACTCGATCGCTTGCACACGTTCGAGGGCCGCAGCAAGTTCACCACCTGGGTTCACAAAATCGCAGTCCACATTGCGTTGAACGAACTGCGCCGCAAACGCTGGCAGGATGTTTCGCTGGAAATGCTGGTCGAGGGCGAGTTCGGAGCGCCCGCATTGATGGAAGACGAAGCGGGAGGGCCCGAACTTGCCTCCGAACAATCCGACCTCGCCGATCGTATGATGCGAATCATCAACGAGGAACTAAGCGAGCGACAGCGCACGGCCCTCATCGCCATTGGAATTCGCGGGATGCCCATCGCGGAAGTGGCTCGTCGCATGGATACCAACCGCAACGCACTGTATAAGTTGATGCACGACGCCAGGCTGCGACTCAAGCAGCGCCTGACCGAAGAAGGTCTCACCCCGGGTGAGATTCTCAACGCCTTCGGTGGTGGGTAA
- a CDS encoding response regulator transcription factor: protein MQAIVIATNLDEKEIFTFLIRRAGLAVASSSDYQRVLKNWTDHPADIIILALQEDMDPIAIVEQVRDVTQVPLLLITEPLSEDTFCTLLENSVDVLLQRPLSPRILTAQVHSLSRRSASVPSFVLPSLELENILLDTSTRTVSVHGQEPRRLTQLEFRLLFTLMTNRGQVVPTDIIIERVWGYAGEGNHDLVRGLISRLRRKIESGTGEHEFIETIAGVGYRFIAETL, encoded by the coding sequence ATGCAAGCGATCGTGATCGCCACGAATCTGGATGAGAAAGAGATATTCACATTCCTGATCCGAAGAGCAGGATTGGCTGTTGCATCCAGTTCCGATTACCAACGCGTGCTGAAAAACTGGACCGACCACCCGGCGGACATCATCATCCTGGCTCTTCAGGAAGATATGGATCCCATCGCAATCGTGGAGCAAGTTCGCGACGTGACCCAAGTTCCACTCCTGCTGATCACGGAGCCACTCTCGGAGGACACCTTTTGTACGCTGCTGGAGAACAGCGTAGACGTTCTCCTCCAGCGCCCTCTCTCGCCTCGGATCCTGACCGCTCAGGTCCACTCGCTCTCTCGCCGCTCCGCCTCCGTACCCAGTTTCGTTCTGCCCAGTCTCGAGTTGGAGAACATCCTCCTGGATACATCCACACGGACCGTCAGCGTCCACGGCCAGGAACCCCGGCGCCTCACACAATTGGAATTCCGCCTGTTGTTCACTCTGATGACCAACCGCGGGCAAGTCGTCCCCACGGATATTATCATCGAACGCGTATGGGGTTACGCCGGAGAAGGGAATCACGATCTGGTACGCGGGTTGATCAGTCGCCTGCGGCGGAAAATCGAATCCGGCACCGGCGAGCATGAATTCATTGAAACGATCGCCGGTGTTGGCTATCGCTTCATTGCGGAAACCCTCTAG
- a CDS encoding permease, whose protein sequence is MKRRGPDRTTLFLIAVVIALAGLAWLRGGFPLLVEGLSNGASELQRVTPLLLAAFLIAGLTQVLVSRQVIERWLGSQSGWRGILLACLGGALIPGGPYVYYPIAGSLLHSGAGLGVLIAFISAKNLWSVTRLPYEFALLGPRLTLIRYAATFILPPIFGFAAEALFGPRIESIREAMR, encoded by the coding sequence ATGAAACGTCGTGGGCCGGATCGAACGACATTGTTCCTCATTGCGGTGGTCATCGCGCTTGCGGGCCTCGCATGGCTTCGCGGTGGCTTTCCCCTTCTCGTGGAAGGATTGTCCAACGGCGCAAGCGAACTGCAGCGGGTTACACCGCTGCTCTTGGCCGCCTTTCTCATCGCCGGATTGACCCAGGTGCTGGTCTCGCGCCAGGTCATCGAACGCTGGTTGGGTTCGCAATCCGGATGGCGCGGGATCCTCCTGGCATGCCTGGGCGGTGCGCTGATCCCCGGCGGGCCGTACGTGTACTACCCCATCGCCGGTTCCCTGCTGCATTCCGGCGCCGGGCTGGGCGTGTTGATCGCTTTCATCAGCGCCAAAAACTTGTGGTCGGTCACGCGCCTGCCTTACGAATTCGCTTTGTTGGGACCCCGCCTCACGTTGATCCGTTATGCCGCCACATTCATACTGCCGCCCATATTCGGTTTCGCCGCAGAGGCCCTCTTCGGGCCGAGAATCGAAAGCATTCGCGAGGCGATGCGATGA
- a CDS encoding permease — MIQSTLIMVGIALAMWIYAHSRDDDSARRGVSVGWQTLKRTLLLLLIAFAIVGYVEVLAPQDLVRTWIGPNSGLRGVLIGTIAGMLLPGGPYVVFPLIGALYQNGAGLGPTLAMITSWAALALLTVSFELPFLGWRFSVLRLSLGLFAPILVGLLGWLAFAG; from the coding sequence ATGATTCAATCCACGCTGATCATGGTCGGGATCGCCCTGGCGATGTGGATCTACGCTCACAGCCGCGACGATGACAGCGCCCGACGCGGGGTAAGTGTAGGCTGGCAGACGTTGAAACGAACACTGCTGCTTCTGCTGATCGCCTTCGCCATCGTCGGGTACGTCGAGGTGCTGGCCCCGCAGGATCTGGTCCGCACCTGGATCGGACCGAATTCCGGGTTGCGCGGCGTTTTGATCGGAACCATCGCCGGCATGCTGCTCCCCGGAGGTCCCTACGTCGTTTTCCCGCTCATCGGCGCGCTCTACCAAAACGGCGCCGGACTCGGCCCCACGCTGGCGATGATCACCTCCTGGGCCGCCCTGGCCTTGTTGACCGTGTCTTTCGAACTGCCCTTCCTGGGATGGCGTTTCAGCGTGCTGCGTTTGAGCCTCGGGCTGTTCGCCCCCATCCTCGTCGGATTGTTGGGATGGCTCGCCTTCGCCGGATAA